Proteins from a single region of Budorcas taxicolor isolate Tak-1 chromosome 11, Takin1.1, whole genome shotgun sequence:
- the NAT8 gene encoding LOW QUALITY PROTEIN: N-acetyltransferase 8 (The sequence of the model RefSeq protein was modified relative to this genomic sequence to represent the inferred CDS: substituted 1 base at 1 genomic stop codon), whose translation MAPYHIRKYQENDRKWVTDLFSEAMAEHIPTTFCHIPKLPQTLVLLLGGPLALILVSGSWVLAFVSSLALLAALRFLAEYPWKQFVVMSLHTDMSDITKSYLSESGSCFWVAESKGQVVGIVGALPVKKPTLQKMQLELLHLCVTPEHRGQGIAKALVRTVLTFARDQGYGEVVLTTSILXHSAVALYQRLGFQKTSQFFLFTSWRLISFSQIQFTYCLPSAQVSQALEQGGGLRSV comes from the coding sequence ATGGCTCCTTATCACATCCGCAAATACCAAGAAAATGACCGCAAATGGGTCACAGACTTGTTCTCTGAGGCGATGGCCGAGCACATTCCTACCACCTTCTGCCACATCCCGAAGCTGCCCCAAACCCTTGTGCTCTTGCTTGGGGGACCCCTCGCCCTAATCCTAGTCTCTGGCTCCTGGGTCCTGGCCTTCGTGTCCAGCCTCGCCCTCCTTGCTGCCCTGAGGTTCCTTGCTGAATACCCCTGGAAGCAGTTTGTAGTCATGTCTTTGCACACAGACATGTCTGACATCACTAAATCTTACCTCAGTGAGAGCGGCTCCTGCTTCTGGGTGGCTGAGTCGAAGGGGCAGGTGGTGGGCATAGTGGGAGCACTACCTGTTAAGAAGCCCACCCTGCAAAAGATGCAATTGGAGCTGCTTCACCTATGTGTGACCCCTGAGCACCGAGGTCAAGGGATAGCCAAAGCCCTGGTCAGGACTGTGCTCACGTTTGCACGAGACCAGGGCTATGGTGAAGTGGTCCTCACCACCAGCATACTGTAGCACTCTGCCGTGGCCCTTTACCAGCGCCTTGGCTTCCAGAAGACAAGCCAGTTTTTCTTATTCACAAGCTGGAGGCTAATTTCTTTCTCTCAAATTCAATTCACCTACTGCCTCCCCTCTGCTCAGGTCTCTCAGGCACTGGAGCAGGGAGGGGGCCTGCGATCTGTTTAG